The Mercurialis annua linkage group LG2, ddMerAnnu1.2, whole genome shotgun sequence genome contains a region encoding:
- the LOC126669097 gene encoding uncharacterized protein LOC126669097 has protein sequence MIISTPTIISRPPPQRPPSPLPSPAAPPPPPTTATITRRIHLQAKNKSLTKLQTPLIFYKPNSMAIQHSPSSSPSTTLILTSGASGRINALFSVRALKSLLILIKAVVLFILLPFRGGRRRTVPLNSSSTSSSSSPGDKANNSSSNKDFEKTSVTKVRVPAKIVPWKSGGSATVDQAVAVRRALAIKRVLEDDDVNSIREFSLFVTARDDTIFTQLWSPVSVKIRGVVVLMHGLNEHSGRYSDFARQLNANGLKVYGMDWIGHGGSDGLHSYVHSLDYAVNDLKSFLDKVLKENPGLPCFCFGHSTGAAIVLKAMLDPKIESRVSGVVLTSPAVGVQPSHPIFVVLAPIFSFLLPRFQLSAANKKGTPVSRDPEALIAKYSDPLVYTGAIRMRTGYEILRITTYLQQNLSRLTLPFLVLHGTADTVTDPEASSKLYQEASSTDKTIKLFEGYLHDLLFEPERQDIANDIIEWLCCRI, from the exons ATGATCATTTCTACACCAACGATCATTTCAAGACCACCACCGCAGCGACCACCGTCGCCGTTACCGTCACCAGCAGCACCCCCACCGCCACCAACAACAGCAACAATTACAAGAAGAATACATTTACAAGCTAAAAACAAATCATTAACGAAGCTCCAAACGCCGTTAATTTTCTATAAACCAAATTCAATGGCAATACAACACTCTCCTTCTTCATCGCCATCAACAACGTTAATTTTAACGTCCGGCGCAAGCGGtagaataaacgctttattttCCGTTAGAGCGTTGAAGAgcttattaatattaattaaagccGTCGTTCTATTCATATTACTTCCATTTCGCGGCGGTCGGAGAAGAACGGTGCCGTTAAATTCTTCCTCAACATCCTCCTCGTCATCGCCGGGCGATAAAGCTAATAATAGTAGTAGCAATAAAGATTTTGAAAAAACGTCCGTCACTAAAGTACGGGTCCCGGCGAAGATTGTGCCGTGGAAGAGCGGCGGTAGCGCGACGGTGGATCAGGCGGTGGCGGTGAGACGAGCATTGGCTATTAAACGGGTGTTAGAAGATGATGACGTTAATTCGATTAGAGAATTTTCGTTGTTTGTTACTGCTAGAGACGATACAATTTTTACTCAGCTGTGGTCCCCAGTTTCTGTCAAAATCAG GGGAGTGGTTGTTCTTATGCATGGCCTAAATGAACACAG TGGCAGATACAGTGATTTTGCCAGGCAATTGAATGCAAATGGACTTAAGGTTTATGGGATGGATTGGATAG GACATGGCGGAAGCGATGGGCTACACTCATATGTTCACTCTCTTGATTATGCTGTCAATGATTTG AAATCATTTCTGgataaagttttaaaagagAATCCTGGGCTTCCATGTTTTTGCTTTGGACACTCAACTGGAGCTGCCATTGTCCTCAAG GCTATGCTGGATCCCAAGATTGAATCCCGTGTATCAGGAGTAGTACTGACTTCGCCTGCAGTAGGAGTTCAGCCATCCCATCCTATTTTTGTG GTGCTAGCtccaattttttcatttttgctaCCAAGATTCCAATTAAGTGCTGCAAATAAGAAGGGAACGCCAGTTTCTCGGGACCCTGAGGCACTCATAGCCAAATATTCAGATCCTCTAGTGTACACAGGAGCGATCAGGATGAGAACTGGGTATGAGATTCTTCGAATCACAACCTACTTGCAGCAGAATTTAAGCAGATTAACACTTCCATTTCTAGTTCTTCATGGTACTGCTGATACTGTAACTGACCCAGAAGCTTCAAGCAAACTGTACCAAGAAGCCTCGTCAACCGACAAAACCATCAAATTGTTTGAAGGATACTTGCATGATCTCCTTTTCGAACCAGAACGACAGGATATTGCGAATGACATAATCGAGTGGTTATGCTGTAGGATTTAA
- the LOC126670401 gene encoding U11/U12 small nuclear ribonucleoprotein 59 kDa protein, with product MNTVPFYPASSAASAPLPPPPHHRWLPMLPPNPPHSNAFWDTKNVNDRFRELQDTLILAKAMQKELEVLMTMKGANVSFEHGERDSVGPVTTGFSNCLQDKKITFEAQESLSLDAANSLMSKLSAQLEPFRSLIDESCPWEEKSASIRLSEKVLKSKRNKLWRKRKRKCSAEMRAKELEQIDQVNREADEWRARESAKDAAQLKMAKMKEIAKLKSKEQRKRLETELELVLVVGKLQELRSIRIQKLKKQGHFLPEEDDKFFERVQAAVEEEERQAVAAADTDAAKDAIAAAVESRKTIHSRTPLIKVLSDDNGKTGENEGKETESKDIVDSAVVVSSLSEERTEGQNYSVAYDSLANLPMEFYHYYHGSNNDMGTLIEVRRTWDAFLRPGGSRIPGHWVQPPPPADDIWASYLIRPQ from the exons ATGAATACAGTTCCGTTTTATCCGGCGTCTTCCGCTGCATCTGCACCACTTCCACCTCCTCCTCATCATCGTTGGTTGCCAATGTTACCTCCCAATCCACCACATTCGAATGCTTTTTGGGATACCAAAAATGTTAATGATCGGTTCAGAGAATTACAAGATACTCTCATCCTCGCTAAAGCAAT GCAGAAGGAACTTGAGGTATTGATGACAATGAAAGGTGCCAATGTATCATTTGAACATGGAGAAAGGGATTCTGTTGGTCCTGTCACCACTGGCTTTTCCAATTGTTTACAAGATAAGAAAATTACATTTGAAGCACAAGAATCACTTTCATTGGATGCTGCAAACTCCTTGATGTCAAAATTAAGTGCTCAATTAGAGCCATTTCGATCTCTCATTGACGAATCATGTCCTTGGGAGGAGAAATCAGCATCTATTAGATTGTCCGAGAAAGTTCTAAAGTCTAAGCGGAATAAACTTTGGaggaaaagaaagagaaaatgcaGTGCAGAAATGCGTGCGAAG GAACTTGAACAAATTGACCAAGTTAATCGTGAAGCTGATGAGTGGAGGGCTAGAGAGAGTGCCAAGGATGCTGCACAATTGAAG ATGgcaaaaatgaaagaaattgCAAAACTTAAATCAAAAGAGCAGAGAAAGAGACTAGAAACTGAG CTTGAGCTGGTTTTGGTCGTGGGGAAGTTGCAAGAACTACGCTCCATCAGGATTCAGAAATTGAAAAAGCAAG GGCATTTTCTCCCAGAGGAAGATGATAAGTTTTTTGAAAGAGTTCAAGCTGCAGTTGAGGAAGAGGAGCGGCAAGCAGTGGCTGCCGCTGACACAGATGCTGCCAAGGACGCCATTGCTGCGGCTGTGGAGTCTAGGAAAACAATCCATAGTCGCACACCCTTAATAAAGGTTTTAAGTGATGATAATGGTAAAACTGGGGAGAATGAAGGCAAGGAAACTGAGAGCAAAGACATTGTAGATTCTGCTGTAGTTGTCAGTAGCCTATCCGAAGAAAGAACTGAAGGTCAAAATTATAGTGTAGCATACGATTCTCTAGCTAATTTACCAATGGAGTTCTACCACTATTACCATGGTAGCAATAATGATATGGGCACACTTATTGAG GTAAGAAGAACATGGGATGCATTTTTACGACCTGGAGGAAG TCGAATTCCAGGGCATTGGGTCCAGCCACCTCCTCCAGCTGATGATATATGGGCATCCTACCTTATCAGGCCTCAATGA
- the LOC126670316 gene encoding annexin D5-like — protein sequence MATLIVPPNLSSPRDDAIQLHRAFKGFGCDTAAVINILAHRDASQRMLIQHEYKTMYSEDIFKRLSSELSGKLETAVLLWMHDLPGRDAIIVRQALLSGSLNLEAATEVICSRTPSQIQVLKQHYYAKFGVHMEHDVSSRVSGDHKTLLLAYASIPRYEGREVDNVTAQSDAKALYKAGEKKLGTDENTFIRIFSERSGAHLAAVDYAYHNMYGNSLKKAIKRETSGLFKYALLTILQCSGIPAQYFAKVLHKAMKGLGTNDTTLIRVIVTRTEIDMQYIKAEYLKKYKKTLNNAVHSETSGHYRAFLLELLGPNH from the exons ATGGCGACTTTAATTGTTCCTCCCAATCTGTCTTCCCCTAGAGATGACGCTATTCAACTCCACCGCGCTTTCAAAG GATTTGGGTGCGACACTGCTGCTGTGATTAATATACTGGCTCATCGAGATGCATCTCAGCGTATGCTCATCCAACATGAGTACAAAACAATGTACTCTGAGGACATTTTTAAGCGCTTGTCTTCAGAACTCAGTGGCAAATTGGAG ACAGCTGTTCTTCTTTGGATGCACGATCTACCTGGGCGTGATGCAATAATTGTTCGGCAAGCATTGCTTTCAGGGTCGTTGAATCTTGAAGCTGCAACAGAAGTAATCTGTTCTCGCACCCCTTCCCAGATTCAGGTGCTTAAGCAGCATTACTATGCAAAATTTGGGGTTCATATGGAACATGATGTCAGCTCACGTGTATCTGGGGATCATAAAACT CTCTTGCTTGCATATGCGAGTATTCCTCGCTATGAAGGTCGGGAAGTTGACAATGTGACGGCTCAGAGTGATGCAAAAGCTCTTTATAAAGCTGGAGAGAAGAAATTAGGAACCGATGAGAATACTTTCATCCGCATATTCAGCGAACGGAGTGGAGCTCATTTAGCTGCTGTAGATTATGCTTATCACAACATGTATGGAAACTCTCTAAAAAAG GCTATAAAGCGTGAAACATCAGGACTTTTCAAGTATGCTTTATTGACAATTTTGCAATGCTCTGGAATTCCAGCACAGTACTTTGCAAAG GTACTGCACAAGGCGATGAAAGGCCTAGGTACGAACGATACCACCTTGATAAGGGTAATAGTTACGAGGACTGAGATTGATATGCAATATATAAAAGCTGAATACCTGAAGAAGTATAAAAAGACATTGAACAATGCAGTGCATTCAGAAACGTCAGGGCATTATCGAGCATTCCTTCTTGAGCTTTTGGGCCCCAATCATTAG